From the genome of Synechococcales cyanobacterium T60_A2020_003:
GCCAATTCCCGAGAAAGCCGTGAGCGGCACGGCAACCCTGGCGATGCTGATATGGTGGATGATACGGGAGAGGCTCAGGGCAATGCTCCTAGCAGCGATCGCCACCAGCTTGGCTTAAAACTGAGTCAACGCCTAGCCGCATTGCATGGTGGGGAAATTAAAACACAAGGATCGCCAACAACGGGAGGGCATTACGTGGTCATCCTGCCCCAACTGCAACCGGACGTTAACGCATTGAACCGTTAAACTCTAGTAACCGTTCAGACGTTTGAGGTATGGGGGATTTGTCCTGAGGAAAGCATCCTAAGCGTTTTGGGCGGTTGTTTGAAGGAAATGCCCTCGAACAATCGCTCATAGCTGTTGCCAGTTAGCTGAAGACATGGACATTTTGGTGGGGCGGCGAAGCCGCCCCACCAAAATGTCCTAACCGATATGGCTAGCGCTATAGCTTATAACTATGCAGAAACGTATCCAGATCAGGGACAGTGACCCATTTCCCGGTGGTGTTGGACTCGTGGGTGAGATCCATTAAAAGCTGAGAGTAAACGCCGTCCCGGAGGGATGGGGTAGAGGATAGGCCCCGATCGATGGTTTGCACCCATTGATCCACCACGCGGATGAAAGGTGCAAGGCGACCATCCTCATACGTTTTAGGAAAGGCCAGTCGATCAGGAATCGGGACTTCAGTGAGCGCGTCTCCCCCCGTACTCGACCAAATCTTAAACCCATGTACGTAATCTTTTTGATGATCGCTGCCTAGGATCAACGTGCCGCGATCGCCATACACCTCAACCCAGTGTCCGCGCCCTTGGTAGGTCACGGCACTCAACATCACCTGGCATGGAGTTCCGTCTTCGAGTTCCAGCATGATGCTGGCAGTGTCATCCGCATCGACGGGACGAGGTTCTCCCGTCACGGGATCAGGACGGGTGGTAATGGTAGTGCTGAGCCGTCCACAGAGTCGGGTGGGGCGACCAAACAGCCAAGCAATATAGTCAAAGGTGTGGGAACCCAGGGCACCGAGCGCACCTCCGCCCTGATCTTTACGGGCATACCAGTTCCAAGGGCGTTGGGGGTCGGCACGTCCCGACACTAACCAGTCCACTTTAATTAGGCGAGGCTCGCCCACCATCCCCTCTTTTAATAATTCTGCAACGTGCTGCCACGCAGGGACGTAGCGAAACTCAAAGTCCATCGTGGCGACGACACCGTTCTGTTCGGCGAGATGATAAAGTTCTCTGGCTTCAGCAGCGGTCAATGTCGTCGGTTTTTCGAGCAGCAAATGTTTGCCTGCCATCAGTACCGTTTTTGCCATGTCGTAGTGTAAAAACGGCGGTGTTGAAATACTGACGGCATCCACGCCAGAACACGCTACAATTTCCTCTACAGTTTGGCAGGTGTGGGGAATGTGGTGCTGGGCGGCGATCGCCTCGGCCTTGGCGCGATCGCGATGGTAAACCGCCGCAACGTGGGTGCGGTGATGAGCTTGAAGCCCAGGAATATGAATTTTGGCACCAAAGCCTGTGCCAACGACAGCTACGCCAATGGATTGAGTCATTGCAACCGATACGCTAGCGCTTGAACACTGCCTATCTTCGCATCATTTCTCAGCGAATTCTCATCCGATTGACCGAGGCTTCTCAGAAAACTCTAAGATGCACTACTGCCGATATCCGGTATAACTAAACCGAGACAGGCAGACTCGTAAATCTTGGAAAGTACTGACGATGAGCTGATTAGAATTCGGTGGGAATTGAATCAAAATTGACCCAATCCTCACGTCAAAACGCGGAAAAGCCTCTTATAATCAAGGGACTATTTCTGAGATATTGTTTTAAAAGTTAACAATAGCCTTTTCACTTCTCCACCAAGCAGACACTTTAATCATGGAAACAACCTATAAGCGAAACCGACTGATCCACTTTTTACAAGAAGACCTCGCCGTACCCGAGGACGCTATCGCCGTTGCCCTGCGCCACCATCAAAACAGTTCTGATCCCATTCCCATGATTTTGTGGCAGTACGGCCTCATTACCCTAGAACAGCTCGATCGCATCTTTGATTGGCTAGAAACAGCTTAGGGCATCTGGGGGTCAGTGTCTTGCTTGAGCGCTGGTATAGGGCGATTGCCCTATGGATATATGTGAATTTCTGTATCTGCCTAGCTGAGAATTCCGAGCTACATCCTCATTGGTCGATCCAGGTCATCGTGAATACGGTGAACACGCTAAAGAATTCATGGAAATCACTGGTTGCTCCAACATAGGCTATCCAAATATCCGTATCTGTTAGGGTGAAATTTCGCGCCCGCCATTTACGGGCATCAGAATTGAAATAAAACTACAATAAAAACGTTCGTGCTATTGAAAGTCCAAGTTCGCTTAGGTTTCGTAATCCTATGGCTGTTAAAAAAGACCCACCAAAGGCTCCTCCTTCTCGCCGCCTTGGGAATATTTTGCTGATCATCTCAGGCGTGTTTCTGCTGATTGAAATCTTGCTGCCACGGGTGTTGGGGCCACAAATTCCTCAAGTTCCCTACAGCTTATTTATTCACCAAGTTCAGGAGCACGAAGTCGCGCGGGTATCCATCGGTCAAAACCAAATCCGATATCAGCTTAGTGACACGGCTGAGCAACCGGGTCAAGTTTTGGCAACCACGCCAATTTTTGATTTGGAACTGCCCAAGCTTCTCGAACGCAACGGTGTGGAGTTCGCCGCAACCCCTCCCCCCAAGAACGGTTGGTTCACGAATATTCTGGGCTGGGTCATTCCTCCCCTAATTTTTGTCGCGATCTGGCAATTCTTCATTAGCCGAGGGCAGGGTGGCTCCCAAGGCGTGCTGTCTATTGGGAAGAGCCGAGCAAAGGTCTATGTCGAAGGCGAAATGGACAAAATCACCTTCAATGACGTTGCTGGCGTCGAGGAAGCGAAGACCGAACTGGTGGAAATTGTCGATTTTCTGAAAACCCCCAAACGCTATACCCAGATCGGCGCACGTATTCCCAAGGGTGTGCTCCTCGTGGGCCCTCCGGGAACCGGAAAAACCCTGCTGGCGCGGGCGGTGGCGGGGGAAGCGGGCGTTCCTTTCTTCAGCATTTCGGGGTCTGAGTTCGTCGAGCTCTTTGTGGGTGTAGGGTCTTCGCGAGTGCGCGACCTATTTGAACAGGCGAAGAAGCAGGCTCCCTGCATCATCTTTATTGATGAGCTAGACGCGATCGGCAAATCTCGTAGCGCTGGCGGCTTTTATGGCGGCAACGACGAGCGAGAACAAACCCTCAATCAGTTATTGACTGAAATGGACGGTTTCGGTGGTGATACGACGGTGATTGTATTGGCCGCCACGAACCGACCCGAAACCCTTGATCCAGCATTACTACGTCCCGGCCGGTTTGATCGTCAGGTGCTGGTCGATCGCCCTGATTTGGCAGGCCGAGAAGCAATTCTCAACATCCATGCCCAAAAGGTGAAGCTGGATCGGGAGGTGGATTTAAAGGCGATCGCCACTCGTACCCCAGGGTTCTCAGGTGCGGATTTGGCGAATCTAGTCAACGAAGCGGCTCTTTTAGCGGCGCGGAATCAACGGGAGGCCGTGATCCAAGCCGACTTTGCGGAGGCGATTGAACGGGTCGTTGCTGGATTGGAGAAAAAGAGTCGGGTTCTCAACGACAAAGAGAAGAAGATTGTCGCCTATCACGAAGTGGGTCACGCCCTCGTTGGTGCGGCGATGCCCGGAAGCAACAAGGTAGAGAAAATCTCGATCGTGCCACGGGGTATGGCAGCCCTAGGATACACGCTGCAACTGCCCACCGAAGATCGATTCCTCCTAAATGAGGACGAACTCAAAGGCCAGATTGCGACGCTGTTGGGTGG
Proteins encoded in this window:
- a CDS encoding DUF2949 domain-containing protein, translating into METTYKRNRLIHFLQEDLAVPEDAIAVALRHHQNSSDPIPMILWQYGLITLEQLDRIFDWLETA
- a CDS encoding Gfo/Idh/MocA family oxidoreductase, with amino-acid sequence MTQSIGVAVVGTGFGAKIHIPGLQAHHRTHVAAVYHRDRAKAEAIAAQHHIPHTCQTVEEIVACSGVDAVSISTPPFLHYDMAKTVLMAGKHLLLEKPTTLTAAEARELYHLAEQNGVVATMDFEFRYVPAWQHVAELLKEGMVGEPRLIKVDWLVSGRADPQRPWNWYARKDQGGGALGALGSHTFDYIAWLFGRPTRLCGRLSTTITTRPDPVTGEPRPVDADDTASIMLELEDGTPCQVMLSAVTYQGRGHWVEVYGDRGTLILGSDHQKDYVHGFKIWSSTGGDALTEVPIPDRLAFPKTYEDGRLAPFIRVVDQWVQTIDRGLSSTPSLRDGVYSQLLMDLTHESNTTGKWVTVPDLDTFLHSYKL
- the ftsH4 gene encoding ATP-dependent zinc metalloprotease FtsH4, coding for MAVKKDPPKAPPSRRLGNILLIISGVFLLIEILLPRVLGPQIPQVPYSLFIHQVQEHEVARVSIGQNQIRYQLSDTAEQPGQVLATTPIFDLELPKLLERNGVEFAATPPPKNGWFTNILGWVIPPLIFVAIWQFFISRGQGGSQGVLSIGKSRAKVYVEGEMDKITFNDVAGVEEAKTELVEIVDFLKTPKRYTQIGARIPKGVLLVGPPGTGKTLLARAVAGEAGVPFFSISGSEFVELFVGVGSSRVRDLFEQAKKQAPCIIFIDELDAIGKSRSAGGFYGGNDEREQTLNQLLTEMDGFGGDTTVIVLAATNRPETLDPALLRPGRFDRQVLVDRPDLAGREAILNIHAQKVKLDREVDLKAIATRTPGFSGADLANLVNEAALLAARNQREAVIQADFAEAIERVVAGLEKKSRVLNDKEKKIVAYHEVGHALVGAAMPGSNKVEKISIVPRGMAALGYTLQLPTEDRFLLNEDELKGQIATLLGGRSAEEIIFGSITTGASNDLQRATDLAERMVTTYGMSKVLGPLAYEKGQQAMFLDGGIPNPRRVVSDRTAEAIDEEVKGIVEAAHQRALDILHANRDLLETLSLQLLETETIEGATLHEALAQVKVPANVAV